One segment of Dermochelys coriacea isolate rDerCor1 chromosome 27, rDerCor1.pri.v4, whole genome shotgun sequence DNA contains the following:
- the PHOSPHO1 gene encoding phosphoethanolamine/phosphocholine phosphatase, whose protein sequence is MNGCFEGVGLRCLFKGISMAAPKPPKYLLVFDFDETIINENSDDSVIRAAPGQVLPEHIRQTFRDGFYNEYMQRVFEYLGDQGVKMLNYKTAYENIPLSPGMPELFQFLSKNQDQFEIILLSDANMFGIECTLRAAGVHSLFRKIFSNPSGFDKRGYLTLGPYHTHKCPQCPANMCKRKILTEYLMERAQEGAEFESIFYVGDGANDFCPSVALTSTDIAFPRKGYPMHQMTQEMEKKQPRAFQASVVPWDSAVEVCRYLQELLKKKC, encoded by the exons ATGAACGGGTGCTTTGAGGGTGTTGGGCTGCGATGCCTTTTTAAG GGCATCAGCATGGCTGCCCCCAAGCCTCCAAAATACCTCCTAGTCTTTGACTTTGATGAAACTATCATCAATGAAAACAGCGATGACTCGGTCATCAGGGCTGCTCCGGGCCAGGTGCTTCCAGAGCACATCCGCCAGACCTTCCGGGATGGCTTCTACAACGAGTACATGCAGCGTGTCTTCGAGTACCTGGGAGACCAAGGAGTCAAGATGCTGAACTACAAAACGGCCTATGAGAACATCCCGCTGTCTCCTGGGATGCCAGAGCTCTTTCAGTTCCTCTCCAAGAACCAAGACCAGTTTGAGATCATCCTCCTCTCCGACGCCAACATGTTTGGCATCGAGTGCACTTTGAGAGCCGCCGGTGTCCACTCCCTCTTCCGCAAAATCTTTAGCAACCCCTCTGGGTTTGACAAGAGGGGCTACCTCACCTTGGGGCCCTATCACACTCACAAGTGCCCCCAGTGCCCCGCAAATATGTGTAAGCGCAAAATCCTCACTGAGTACCTGATGGAGCGGGCCCAGGAGGGAGCCGAATTCGAGAGCATTTTCTATGTTGGGGACGGGGCCAATGACTTCTGCCCTTCCGTGGCTTTGACTTCGACAGATATTGCTTTCCCACGGAAGGGCTACCCCATGCACCAGATGACCCAGGAGATGGAGAAAAAGCAACCCAGAGCCTTCCAGGCCAGTGTGGTTCCCTGGGATTCGGCTGTAGAAGTTTGCCGCTATCTGCAAGAGCTCCTCAAGAAGAAATGCTGA